The genomic stretch CAATTTCATTTGTATTGTCGTTCTTTGTTTCTGGTGCGGGGGTAGTGAAAGCACTCAGGATACTTGACCTGCTGAGGGAATGTAAGGTATTATCAAAAGTGTGTGTTAAGGTTGCGGATAAGGCTATAGCAAGTAAAGAGGCTTTGGCAAAAACTTTAAATTTTGCTGCAGAAGCAATTGAGAAGCTTAAGTATACATTAAAATATTCCATTGATGAGCTTGCATACCAAATTAAAAGAGTTGTTTCAATAGGTCAAGAAACTGTTGTTGACCTTGGTAACGGAATTAATTATGCTATAAGAGAAGCTGATGATGTTGCAGAAGCGGCAAGGCCTGCATATAGAGAAGTTATCCAAGGCATATGGAAATACTCTGGAAAGACAGCAGATGATATAGCTGACTTTTACTTTAGTAAGGTTGCAAGCAGGACAAAAGTGTCGGGCAAATTCTCTGGCTCACCATCTGAAATATTGAGAGCAGAATTGAAGGATGCTGGGGTTACGACACCACCATATGCAAATCAGGCTCACCATATTATACCTGAAGGAATGGATGTCACTGAATT from Pseudobacteroides sp. encodes the following:
- a CDS encoding AHH domain-containing protein encodes the protein PKNTLETIGFLCKVMCPSTLLFVEEKKMFANLIKEMISTFAEKFGMADSYEKGKMIGEAISFVLSFFVSGAGVVKALRILDLLRECKVLSKVCVKVADKAIASKEALAKTLNFAAEAIEKLKYTLKYSIDELAYQIKRVVSIGQETVVDLGNGINYAIREADDVAEAARPAYREVIQGIWKYSGKTADDIADFYFSKVASRTKVSGKFSGSPSEILRAELKDAGVTTPPYANQAHHIIPEGMDVTELNEARALMGRYGVDLNSASNGVFLPNAKDLAHAGSATVHSGSHTAEYARYVSNAIKRANLTSAADITEVLNRLRKELLNGTLRLNSL